One window of the Archaeoglobus sulfaticallidus PM70-1 genome contains the following:
- a CDS encoding fibrillarin-like rRNA/tRNA 2'-O-methyltransferase, producing the protein MSLKGIKIIEKIANKTYLAEINGKETIVTESRNPPHYGEKKIGKYREWIPYRSKLSAMFMKGHRIDIKPEWKVLYLGAASGTTVSHISDILDYGYIYAIEYSAKPFKKFLELAIERQNIIPILDDAGKPENYSGIVEKVDFIYQDIAQKNQIEIFTANVDFFLKDGGHGLIMVKARSIDSTAEPESVFERVIDELKEKFRIVKSGGLEPYHKDHIFIHLKV; encoded by the coding sequence ATGAGCCTTAAAGGCATTAAAATAATAGAGAAAATAGCGAATAAAACCTACCTCGCCGAGATCAATGGCAAAGAGACCATCGTCACCGAGAGCAGAAATCCTCCGCATTATGGAGAAAAAAAGATCGGCAAGTACAGGGAGTGGATTCCGTACAGGAGCAAGCTCTCAGCGATGTTTATGAAAGGACACAGAATAGACATCAAACCGGAATGGAAGGTTCTGTATCTGGGTGCGGCGAGCGGTACCACAGTAAGCCACATCTCCGATATTCTGGATTACGGATACATCTATGCCATAGAGTACTCCGCAAAGCCGTTCAAGAAATTCCTTGAACTCGCCATAGAGAGGCAGAATATAATCCCAATCCTCGATGATGCCGGAAAGCCTGAAAACTACAGTGGGATAGTGGAGAAGGTTGATTTTATCTACCAGGATATCGCCCAGAAGAACCAGATAGAGATATTCACAGCCAACGTGGACTTCTTTCTGAAGGATGGTGGTCATGGGTTGATAATGGTCAAGGCCCGCAGCATCGATTCAACTGCCGAGCCAGAAAGTGTTTTCGAGAGAGTGATTGATGAACTGAAAGAGAAGTTCAGAATTGTTAAGTCTGGAGGGCTTGAACCCTACCACAAAGACCACATCTTCATCCATCTCAAAGTTTGA
- a CDS encoding branched-chain amino acid ABC transporter permease: protein MEKEYFERIRLARRKSAAQAALLSLLAIALLLPFHLKWLINLAILYSILTLSWVFMERYSGRISLGHTIPFGLAGYFSAILNFYFGDFFYAGWIPGFVASSIIFFILMEKTERTGFVFITFILGVLIWIISPLITITKNGEIYGGEEGFSMIHISRDCIYLTSLLILLMLFSFMKYFEISHYGLRFKAFRDNEDSARVLGIRSHRVKAVTSLISAFFASVAGNLYVLHFNHASPELFSVHLAIFPFIATVFFREPITGAIAGSFIIVLLSDYLNSIFPQFHLMLYAIILILSPKIMNWRERFAEG, encoded by the coding sequence ATGGAAAAAGAATACTTCGAAAGAATCAGACTGGCAAGAAGGAAATCTGCTGCTCAGGCAGCATTACTCTCGCTTCTAGCCATCGCTCTGCTACTCCCATTCCACCTCAAGTGGCTGATCAACCTCGCAATCCTGTACTCCATACTAACTCTATCATGGGTCTTCATGGAAAGATATTCAGGAAGAATAAGCCTCGGACACACAATACCTTTCGGTCTGGCAGGGTACTTCTCCGCAATACTGAACTTCTACTTCGGAGATTTTTTCTACGCTGGATGGATTCCTGGATTCGTCGCATCATCCATAATTTTCTTCATTTTAATGGAAAAAACTGAGAGAACAGGTTTCGTCTTCATAACATTCATACTCGGTGTGCTCATCTGGATCATCTCACCACTGATAACAATAACAAAGAATGGCGAGATTTATGGCGGTGAAGAGGGTTTCTCGATGATCCACATCTCAAGGGATTGCATATACCTAACATCTCTGCTCATATTGCTCATGCTGTTTTCATTCATGAAATATTTTGAGATCAGCCATTACGGACTGAGATTTAAGGCGTTCAGAGACAATGAGGATTCTGCCAGAGTGTTGGGCATCAGATCTCACAGGGTTAAAGCCGTAACCTCCCTGATATCAGCCTTTTTCGCATCGGTAGCGGGGAATCTGTATGTGCTGCACTTCAACCATGCAAGTCCGGAGCTTTTCTCAGTCCACCTCGCGATATTTCCGTTCATAGCAACCGTATTCTTCAGAGAGCCCATAACTGGTGCGATAGCGGGTAGCTTCATAATAGTCCTGCTCTCAGACTACCTGAACTCGATATTTCCCCAGTTCCATCTCATGCTGTACGCAATCATCCTGATCCTTTCTCCCAAAATCATGAACTGGAGGGAGAGGTTTGCTGAAGGTTAA
- a CDS encoding TIGR00296 family protein: MTKLLTLEEGIKAVKLARNAIEVYLKEKKVIDTRYDGVFAEKRGVFVTLRKNKELRGCIGFPYPYKRLDEAIIESAISAATQDPRFRPLSTKELDVVTVEVTILTPPEKIEVDVRKISEQVEIGRHGLLIKRGIFSGLLLPQVAIEFNFDSEEFLSQTCMKAGLPPDCWLMDGTEIYRFEGQIFEEVEPGGEVVEVDMRSCKV, translated from the coding sequence ATGACCAAACTTCTCACACTTGAAGAAGGTATAAAGGCCGTGAAGCTTGCCAGAAATGCAATCGAGGTATATCTAAAAGAAAAGAAGGTTATTGATACAAGATATGATGGAGTTTTTGCCGAAAAGAGGGGTGTTTTCGTAACGCTCAGGAAGAACAAGGAATTGAGAGGATGTATAGGCTTTCCATATCCATACAAGAGGCTTGATGAGGCAATAATCGAATCCGCAATATCTGCTGCAACTCAGGATCCGAGGTTCAGACCTCTAAGCACAAAAGAGCTTGATGTTGTTACTGTTGAGGTCACTATCCTCACACCTCCGGAAAAAATAGAGGTGGATGTAAGAAAAATTTCAGAGCAGGTTGAGATCGGTAGGCACGGTTTGCTTATAAAGAGAGGAATTTTTTCAGGCTTGCTGTTACCCCAGGTGGCGATCGAGTTCAACTTTGACAGTGAAGAATTTCTATCGCAAACATGCATGAAAGCTGGACTGCCTCCTGACTGCTGGCTGATGGATGGGACAGAAATATACAGGTTTGAGGGGCAGATCTTTGAGGAAGTTGAACCCGGAGGAGAGGTAGTTGAGGTAGATATGAGATCGTGCAAGGTGTAG
- the truD gene encoding tRNA pseudouridine(13) synthase TruD has product MNVEHRVGIRGYITSTGGIGGLIKEEPDYFKVTEVADVAIGEGKHLILRVAKRNWDTINFARVLSNKLGISQKRIGYAGTKDKRAFTVQYYSIANAREVAEKLEGLHIKDAEIEVIGWSNRALKLGDLIGNEFEIRITESDADSEIIDETIEELKVKGSPNFFGTQRFGTIRYITHIVGLHILKRDYGAAFWTYVAKPFVSENEEVRKIREELWESRDPKFGLRELPKHLRYERTLLQKLIEENSEEKALLSLPKNLKMMFVHAYQSYVFNRILSDRIAEFKTLREICDEDIVDFIRIRNGRLTIAGNPVEVRNRKRIDFLISVGRAVLCLPLPGYKTEVKGWVKDRLLDILAEDDISFEDFRHEHKEFSSSGEFRSAEIPIDFDELYYEIDGRDVFMKFFLPKGCYATSFLREFQKS; this is encoded by the coding sequence ATGAATGTCGAGCACAGGGTTGGGATAAGGGGATACATAACCTCCACAGGAGGTATAGGCGGCTTAATAAAGGAGGAACCGGATTACTTCAAGGTAACCGAGGTTGCTGATGTGGCAATTGGTGAGGGCAAGCATCTGATCTTAAGGGTGGCTAAGAGAAACTGGGATACCATAAACTTCGCCAGAGTTCTGTCCAACAAGCTTGGAATAAGCCAGAAGAGGATTGGTTATGCTGGAACAAAAGATAAGAGGGCTTTTACGGTTCAGTATTATTCAATAGCCAATGCCAGAGAAGTGGCTGAAAAGCTTGAGGGCTTGCATATAAAGGATGCTGAGATAGAAGTCATTGGGTGGAGCAACAGGGCTTTGAAGCTTGGAGATTTGATCGGAAATGAGTTTGAAATAAGAATTACGGAAAGCGATGCTGACAGCGAAATAATAGATGAAACCATTGAGGAGTTGAAGGTTAAAGGCTCCCCCAACTTCTTTGGAACCCAGAGATTCGGCACGATAAGGTACATAACACATATAGTAGGCCTTCATATTCTGAAGAGGGATTATGGGGCTGCTTTCTGGACATATGTTGCAAAGCCCTTTGTTTCAGAGAATGAGGAGGTAAGGAAGATCAGGGAGGAGCTCTGGGAGTCAAGAGATCCTAAATTTGGGTTGAGGGAGTTGCCAAAGCATTTGAGGTATGAGAGAACATTATTGCAAAAACTCATTGAAGAGAACTCTGAGGAAAAAGCACTTCTAAGCCTGCCAAAGAACCTGAAGATGATGTTCGTTCACGCCTATCAGTCCTATGTCTTCAACAGGATCCTCTCTGACAGGATAGCGGAGTTCAAAACCCTAAGAGAGATCTGTGATGAGGACATCGTGGATTTCATCCGGATCAGGAATGGTAGGTTAACGATTGCGGGCAATCCAGTTGAGGTTAGAAACAGGAAGAGAATAGATTTCCTGATATCTGTTGGAAGGGCCGTTCTCTGCCTGCCTCTTCCCGGCTATAAAACGGAAGTGAAGGGGTGGGTTAAAGACAGGCTACTCGATATTCTGGCAGAGGATGACATCAGCTTTGAAGACTTCAGGCATGAGCATAAGGAGTTCTCATCCTCAGGGGAGTTCAGGTCTGCGGAGATACCCATAGACTTTGATGAGCTTTACTATGAGATAGATGGAAGAGATGTCTTCATGAAGTTCTTCCTGCCAAAGGGCTGCTACGCAACATCTTTCCTGAGGGAATTTCAGAAGTCGTGA
- the pth2 gene encoding peptidyl-tRNA hydrolase Pth2, translating to MSMEYKQVIVVRDDLKLSRGKLSVQVAHASILGYEASNKKIVDAWRKSGQKKIVLKVKDLQEMMMVKYKAEKEGLVTALVRDAGLTEIPPGTVTALAIGPDEEKKIDRVTGNLPLLK from the coding sequence ATATCTATGGAGTACAAGCAGGTAATTGTTGTGAGGGACGATTTAAAGCTTTCAAGAGGGAAGTTGTCCGTTCAGGTTGCACATGCTTCTATTCTTGGATATGAAGCCTCAAATAAAAAGATCGTCGATGCATGGAGAAAAAGCGGTCAGAAGAAGATAGTTCTCAAAGTTAAGGATTTGCAGGAAATGATGATGGTTAAATACAAGGCTGAAAAGGAAGGTCTTGTTACGGCATTGGTCAGAGATGCAGGTTTGACTGAGATTCCACCGGGAACAGTAACAGCTTTGGCGATAGGTCCTGACGAGGAGAAAAAGATTGATAGGGTGACCGGTAACTTACCTCTGCTGAAATGA
- a CDS encoding magnesium transporter, with translation MITHPTNGSRLKEAILISFPFLIVCVVLDFFAGAFLGSFFDKIMNHYPIILVILPGLMGLRGNIFGAMANRFSTLLYLGEMEPRIRKNRRISSNIFLSLILSMLPVVILWAVGSLKVMDFSIAIVVFLIAISSTIFASLILAYSTALVTVIPFRKGTDPNSIAPPVITSIADLVTIPLLVGFMLLYEVSGITFYSLTLSAFMLFAYMLIAVKLGMDEKRALKEMITIIAGLAAISAISGGILESYSDVIYASTIFSVMYPAILDSSGNYGSIIGAKTSTMLHLGEIGKPLDRKIVYEILIYSMTGIPLAVIMNSLATLIVKVTLGKTVGLVPIFLLLYPIFLLFVMTIAHLIAIVSEKVGFDPDNTTVPVITTIADMIGTAFTVVMAFLLL, from the coding sequence ATGATCACCCATCCAACGAATGGTTCAAGGCTGAAAGAAGCTATATTGATATCGTTCCCCTTCCTGATAGTATGCGTTGTTCTTGACTTCTTTGCAGGAGCTTTTCTCGGCAGTTTTTTTGACAAGATAATGAACCATTATCCAATAATCCTTGTTATCCTCCCCGGGCTCATGGGGTTGAGGGGAAACATCTTTGGAGCAATGGCCAATCGTTTCTCAACCCTGCTCTACTTAGGAGAAATGGAGCCAAGGATCAGAAAGAACAGAAGAATCTCAAGCAACATATTTTTGAGCCTTATTCTTTCAATGCTTCCTGTTGTTATTCTTTGGGCCGTTGGGAGCTTGAAGGTTATGGATTTCAGCATAGCGATTGTTGTTTTCTTAATCGCAATATCCTCCACGATTTTTGCAAGCCTCATTCTGGCCTATTCCACAGCATTGGTGACAGTTATACCCTTCAGGAAGGGGACTGATCCGAACTCAATAGCTCCACCGGTAATAACATCCATAGCGGATCTTGTCACAATACCCCTCCTTGTCGGATTCATGCTGCTGTACGAAGTTTCTGGTATAACATTCTACAGCCTCACCCTATCCGCCTTTATGCTCTTCGCGTACATGCTAATTGCTGTAAAACTTGGAATGGATGAGAAGAGAGCCCTCAAGGAAATGATCACTATCATTGCTGGTTTAGCGGCGATATCAGCTATCTCTGGAGGAATACTCGAATCCTACAGCGATGTAATCTATGCTTCAACAATCTTCAGCGTGATGTATCCAGCAATTCTTGATAGCTCAGGAAACTATGGGTCGATCATAGGTGCCAAAACATCGACAATGCTGCATCTCGGTGAGATTGGGAAACCCCTAGACAGGAAAATAGTCTATGAGATTCTTATCTACTCGATGACCGGTATACCTCTGGCTGTGATCATGAACTCCCTCGCAACCCTCATCGTTAAGGTTACTCTCGGAAAAACAGTTGGACTCGTTCCCATTTTCCTTCTGCTATATCCGATATTCCTGCTCTTTGTGATGACGATAGCTCACCTGATAGCCATAGTCTCAGAGAAGGTTGGCTTCGATCCCGACAACACAACCGTGCCTGTTATAACCACCATCGCAGATATGATAGGTACTGCATTCACGGTTGTTATGGCTTTCCTGCTGCTGTAA
- the trxA gene encoding thioredoxin, translating to MDELEIIRKKKLMEKMERMMGEKMEKINYPVNVTQSNFNEILKNRYVVLDFWADWCAPCKMIAPIIDDLAREYDGKVVFGKVNTTEEQAIANRFAITAIPTLIFFRNGKPVDKIVGAMPKGELIRWINKNMV from the coding sequence ATGGATGAGCTTGAGATAATCCGGAAGAAGAAGCTAATGGAGAAAATGGAGAGGATGATGGGTGAGAAAATGGAGAAGATAAACTATCCCGTTAATGTAACTCAATCAAACTTCAATGAGATTTTGAAGAACAGGTATGTTGTTCTAGACTTCTGGGCTGACTGGTGTGCTCCATGCAAGATGATTGCCCCCATTATCGATGATCTTGCAAGGGAGTACGATGGGAAAGTGGTCTTCGGGAAAGTGAACACAACTGAAGAGCAGGCTATAGCGAACAGGTTTGCCATAACGGCGATACCAACCCTGATATTCTTCAGAAATGGAAAGCCTGTGGACAAGATTGTTGGGGCGATGCCGAAAGGTGAATTGATCAGGTGGATAAATAAGAACATGGTTTAG
- a CDS encoding DUF5749 family beta-barrel protein has protein sequence MGNFDMICKFVYCNGAMVGESVDVYENMIIVKVGERFIGIPLDRVEKVDAENIHISEFDEDEAKEVGERWFNEKSKPVSIEELNVFGFGEN, from the coding sequence ATGGGGAATTTTGACATGATATGCAAGTTCGTTTACTGCAATGGAGCGATGGTAGGCGAGAGTGTTGATGTGTATGAGAACATGATCATTGTAAAGGTGGGAGAAAGGTTCATCGGAATTCCACTGGATAGGGTTGAAAAAGTTGATGCTGAAAACATCCATATCTCCGAATTTGATGAGGATGAAGCAAAAGAGGTTGGTGAGAGATGGTTCAATGAGAAATCAAAGCCAGTCAGCATTGAGGAATTGAATGTCTTCGGTTTTGGCGAGAACTAG
- a CDS encoding preprotein translocase subunit Sec61beta, whose protein sequence is MAKRKDKTPPLMSSAGIMRYFEEEKTQIKINPKSVFAFGLIIGAVVFIMNIFYG, encoded by the coding sequence ATGGCAAAGAGGAAGGATAAGACACCACCTCTGATGTCCTCAGCGGGTATAATGAGGTACTTTGAGGAAGAGAAAACACAGATCAAGATCAATCCGAAAAGCGTTTTCGCTTTCGGTTTAATTATTGGTGCGGTAGTGTTCATCATGAACATCTTCTATGGATAG
- a CDS encoding NOP5/NOP56 family protein codes for MAEYKVWFGRVRDCEVVERSDNLFESFSNCKNPKIPFSVKDAGLKVFKSEKEYYNTLRKVSIAVAEKKVDEELRSDEKYLIALLKTLDELDLTINLLSEKLRDLEDVRDTIICDELKELIKSTKQLRKKVEDEINSNSRKLIPNMSEILGGVIAVRLIERGGGLKRIAELPASTIQILGAEKSLFKALSRIKKGRKAKTPKHGIIFQHPYIRTLPKSMRGKMARFMAGKLAIASRIDFFRGELNEDLVETVRLKYEELKKLKKG; via the coding sequence ATGGCTGAGTACAAGGTATGGTTCGGGCGTGTGAGAGACTGTGAAGTGGTTGAGAGATCAGATAACTTATTCGAATCCTTCTCTAACTGTAAAAATCCTAAAATTCCTTTTTCAGTTAAAGATGCTGGATTGAAGGTTTTTAAATCCGAAAAGGAGTATTACAACACCCTGAGAAAAGTATCCATTGCAGTTGCTGAGAAAAAAGTCGATGAAGAGCTTAGAAGTGATGAAAAATACCTCATAGCTCTGCTCAAAACCCTAGATGAGCTCGATCTCACGATTAACCTTCTCAGCGAGAAGCTGAGAGACCTTGAAGATGTCAGGGACACTATCATATGCGATGAACTTAAAGAGCTGATAAAGAGCACCAAGCAACTCAGAAAGAAGGTTGAGGATGAGATCAACTCAAACTCGAGAAAGCTAATTCCGAACATGAGCGAGATTCTTGGGGGGGTTATAGCAGTCAGGCTGATAGAGAGAGGTGGAGGGCTTAAAAGGATCGCAGAGCTTCCAGCCAGTACGATCCAGATACTCGGTGCTGAGAAGAGCTTATTCAAAGCCCTCTCAAGAATCAAAAAGGGCAGGAAAGCAAAAACCCCCAAACATGGAATAATATTCCAGCACCCATACATCAGAACCCTTCCAAAATCGATGAGGGGAAAGATGGCGAGATTCATGGCCGGAAAGCTTGCAATCGCTTCGAGAATTGACTTCTTCAGAGGAGAACTCAACGAGGATCTGGTTGAGACAGTCAGACTGAAGTACGAAGAGCTTAAAAAGCTTAAAAAGGGTTGA
- a CDS encoding ATP-binding cassette domain-containing protein yields MWRVEEVMLEARKVSVKVGIRDIIQDVDFFIKRGEINLLTGPNGSGKSTVFRTMAGLVKAHSGSIYLDGVDITDYPPHQRYRMGIVLAPEKMRVAENLTVEENIRIGGEIERVYDLFPKLRRLRNHKAKNLSGGERQMVVFGRAIASNPKYLLLDEPFQGLHGDAGDIVLEEIQRIKKRAGIAVISHERVEDLIEISSRITLMISGKVIHSREITSSDEVIKKLREYLLI; encoded by the coding sequence TTGTGGAGGGTTGAAGAAGTGATGCTGGAAGCCAGAAAAGTTAGTGTTAAAGTCGGGATAAGAGATATAATACAGGATGTGGATTTTTTCATTAAAAGGGGAGAGATTAACTTACTAACAGGCCCAAACGGCAGTGGGAAATCGACCGTATTCAGGACGATGGCTGGCTTGGTAAAAGCTCATTCTGGATCAATATATCTCGATGGAGTTGATATAACCGATTATCCACCACATCAGAGATACAGGATGGGGATAGTTCTGGCTCCAGAGAAGATGAGGGTTGCGGAGAATCTGACAGTTGAGGAGAACATAAGGATCGGTGGTGAGATTGAGAGAGTTTACGATTTATTCCCAAAGCTCAGGAGACTCAGAAACCATAAGGCAAAGAATCTGAGCGGTGGAGAGAGACAGATGGTTGTGTTCGGGAGGGCTATAGCCTCAAACCCGAAGTATCTTCTGCTTGACGAGCCTTTTCAGGGTCTTCATGGAGATGCTGGAGATATTGTACTGGAGGAGATCCAGCGAATTAAAAAGAGAGCTGGCATTGCAGTGATAAGTCATGAGAGGGTTGAAGATCTAATAGAGATCTCCAGCAGAATCACACTGATGATCTCAGGAAAAGTTATACATAGTAGAGAGATAACCAGTTCAGATGAGGTTATAAAAAAGCTGAGGGAGTACCTTTTGATTTAG
- a CDS encoding ATP-binding cassette domain-containing protein has product MLKVKNVSKQFGDLVVLREINLEIDRGEVIGIFGPNGCGKSTLLRIISGFEKPSCGKIIMEGKNITGFSVERRAEIGISYAFQIPKPFESLTVFENVLAGFLLRYDEKEAARKASDLLRKFDIDHISNRKATYLSQGELKLLELCKSVSTEPELLLLDEPFSALDRENSKNVMKKVRLMRDDGIAMLITAHKKRILERISDRIFSIENGRLIVEG; this is encoded by the coding sequence TTGCTGAAGGTTAAGAATGTCTCCAAGCAATTCGGAGATCTGGTTGTGCTGAGAGAGATCAATCTAGAAATTGACAGAGGAGAGGTTATTGGTATATTCGGGCCAAACGGATGTGGAAAATCAACACTCCTGAGAATAATTTCCGGATTTGAAAAGCCGAGTTGCGGGAAGATAATAATGGAGGGTAAGAACATCACGGGGTTCTCGGTAGAGAGAAGAGCGGAGATAGGAATAAGCTACGCTTTCCAGATTCCCAAGCCCTTTGAAAGTTTAACCGTATTCGAGAATGTTCTGGCAGGCTTTCTGCTGAGGTATGATGAAAAAGAGGCCGCAAGAAAAGCTTCAGACTTGCTCAGAAAATTCGATATAGACCACATTTCAAACAGAAAAGCCACATATCTTTCACAGGGAGAGCTGAAACTGCTTGAATTATGCAAAAGTGTTTCAACCGAGCCCGAACTCTTGCTGCTCGATGAGCCATTTTCAGCCTTGGATAGAGAAAACTCAAAGAATGTGATGAAGAAAGTCAGACTAATGAGAGATGATGGCATAGCGATGCTGATAACCGCCCACAAGAAGAGAATTCTGGAGAGAATATCTGACAGGATTTTCTCGATTGAAAATGGGAGGTTGATTGTGGAGGGTTGA
- the engB gene encoding GTP-binding protein EngB, with protein sequence MLYFSNSKKIKLEIIFVGRSNVGKSTLFSRLFGKEVKKGKRPGTTIKPNTLVYKDLLVTDLPGYGYIHGVRRDFNERVKDFIVHYIESNAERIICGIHVVDGKSFLEIVERWESRGEIPIDIEMYDFLNEFDFQVFLAVNKMDKVEKKDYTLNAISEKLGMIPPWTNWKHRIFPVSAKKGEVDALGGAIRNVLVQKKRHDLLPVLKTKSTRKIKL encoded by the coding sequence ATGCTTTATTTTAGCAATTCCAAGAAAATAAAGCTGGAAATAATATTTGTTGGCAGATCGAATGTTGGCAAGTCAACCCTATTCTCCAGGCTGTTTGGCAAAGAGGTTAAGAAAGGTAAGAGGCCGGGAACGACAATAAAGCCGAACACCTTGGTCTATAAGGATCTTCTGGTTACCGACCTGCCGGGTTATGGGTACATTCATGGGGTCAGGAGAGACTTCAATGAGAGGGTTAAGGACTTCATTGTCCACTACATTGAGTCTAATGCTGAAAGGATCATATGCGGGATTCATGTGGTTGACGGAAAGTCTTTTCTGGAGATTGTAGAGAGGTGGGAGAGCAGGGGTGAAATTCCCATAGATATTGAGATGTATGATTTCCTGAATGAGTTTGATTTTCAGGTGTTTCTGGCTGTTAATAAGATGGACAAGGTTGAGAAGAAGGATTACACTCTGAATGCCATTTCTGAAAAGCTTGGCATGATCCCACCATGGACGAACTGGAAGCACAGAATCTTTCCGGTTTCTGCGAAAAAAGGAGAGGTTGATGCTTTGGGTGGAGCTATAAGAAATGTGTTGGTTCAGAAAAAGAGGCACGATCTTCTGCCTGTTCTGAAAACAAAAAGCACGAGGAAAATCAAACTTTGA
- the glmM gene encoding phosphoglucosamine mutase, whose protein sequence is MTRIGGAGELFGTNGVRGVANEELTAEMALNLGRVIGSLRKGRIAIATDARISSQMLKCAVIAGITSVGSDVIDLGVAPTPALQYYVKMRDVTGGVIVTASHNPREYNGIKFVHSDGTEFTREMDEESERVYKSKDFMLAKWNEVGQVFEDDCRRLYIDGIKSRVDQGLIAKKKFRVVIDCGNGAAVFTTPQLLKELGCEVISINAHPDGTFPQRSSEPVEENVELLKKVVKETSADLGIAHDGDADRATFVDENGNFISEDVMLALMAEYYVRSFGGKVVTPISSSKCVEDAVLRAGGEIVYTAVGSPVVVKVMKEINAVFGGEGNGGLIFPEFQLTRDGAMSAAKVLELMAKEDRPISELVKDIPRYYTLKEKMGCDNKRKLLDGLRKEFPDANFTDGARIDYDDGWILIRPSGTEPIVRIFAEATTKSRAEELIKEGMDAVRRILG, encoded by the coding sequence ATGACAAGAATTGGTGGTGCTGGAGAACTTTTCGGTACTAATGGTGTTAGAGGAGTTGCAAATGAGGAATTAACAGCAGAAATGGCTCTGAATCTTGGAAGGGTCATCGGTAGCCTTAGAAAGGGTAGAATTGCAATAGCAACGGATGCAAGAATCTCATCGCAGATGCTGAAGTGTGCTGTTATCGCTGGCATAACCTCTGTTGGAAGCGATGTTATCGATTTAGGAGTAGCACCAACTCCCGCACTGCAGTACTATGTTAAGATGAGGGATGTTACCGGTGGTGTTATAGTCACAGCAAGCCACAATCCCAGAGAGTACAACGGAATCAAGTTCGTTCACAGCGATGGGACGGAGTTCACGAGGGAGATGGATGAGGAGAGTGAGAGAGTTTACAAGAGCAAGGACTTCATGCTTGCGAAATGGAATGAGGTGGGACAGGTTTTTGAGGATGATTGCAGGAGGCTTTACATCGATGGAATCAAAAGCAGGGTTGATCAGGGTCTTATAGCGAAGAAAAAGTTCAGGGTTGTTATTGATTGCGGGAATGGGGCAGCCGTTTTTACAACCCCACAACTGCTCAAGGAGCTTGGCTGTGAGGTTATATCCATTAACGCACATCCTGATGGAACTTTCCCGCAGAGAAGTTCCGAGCCGGTTGAGGAGAATGTTGAGCTGCTAAAGAAGGTTGTCAAGGAGACATCAGCGGATCTGGGTATAGCTCATGATGGGGATGCGGATAGGGCAACCTTCGTTGATGAGAATGGCAACTTCATATCTGAAGATGTCATGCTCGCTTTAATGGCTGAATACTACGTCAGAAGCTTTGGTGGGAAGGTTGTAACTCCCATTTCAAGCTCGAAATGTGTTGAGGATGCTGTGTTGAGGGCTGGAGGGGAGATAGTATATACTGCTGTTGGCTCTCCCGTGGTTGTTAAAGTCATGAAGGAAATAAATGCCGTTTTTGGAGGAGAGGGAAATGGTGGACTGATCTTTCCAGAGTTTCAGCTAACAAGGGATGGGGCAATGAGTGCGGCGAAGGTTCTGGAGCTTATGGCTAAGGAAGATAGACCAATATCTGAGCTGGTGAAGGACATTCCGAGATATTACACCTTAAAAGAAAAGATGGGATGCGATAACAAGCGAAAGTTACTTGATGGATTGAGAAAGGAGTTCCCGGATGCGAACTTTACAGATGGTGCGAGGATAGACTACGATGATGGCTGGATTCTCATACGACCTTCAGGCACGGAGCCAATAGTGAGGATTTTTGCTGAGGCTACGACGAAAAGCAGGGCTGAAGAACTAATCAAGGAAGGAATGGATGCTGTGAGGAGGATTTTGGGTTGA